The nucleotide sequence CCGATGAACATTTTCAACTGGCCCGTACAGTATAAAAACTGCTGGCACGGGGCTACAGTGTGACCTAGAATAGCCGTCCAGATGTTAATCCATCTATACTGATTAACTGAATCACTGATTAACGGCTTTAGCTTATAAGGTAAAGAAACTCATGGCTAAACACCTTTTTACGTCCGAGTCGGTTTCCGAAGGACATCCTGATAAAATCGCTGACCAGATTTCCGACGCCGTCCTTGACGCGATTCTGGAGCAGGACCCCAAAGCGCGAGTCGCCTGCGAAACTTACGTAAAAACCGGTATGGTGTTAGTTGGCGGCGAAATTACCACCAGCGCCTGGGTGGATATCGAAGAGATTACGCGCCGCACCGTCCGCGACATCGGCTACGTCAACTCCGAGATGGGCTTTGACGCCAACTCCTGCGCCGTACTGAGCGCAATCGGCAAACAGTCTCCGGACATCAACCAAGGTGTTGACCGTAAAGACCCGCTGGAGCAAGGCGCGGGCGACCAGGGCCTGATGTTCGGCTACGCCACCAACGAAACCGACGTGCTGATGCCGGCGCCTATCACGTACGCGCACCGTCTGGTGCAGCGTCAGTCCGAAGTGCGTAAAAACGGCGCCCTGCCGTGGCTGCGCCCGGACGCCAAGAGCCAGGTGACCTTCGCGTACGACGACGGCAAGATAGTCGGCATCGATGCAGTGGTGCTGTCAACCCAGCATTCGGAATCCATCGCGCAGAAAGACCTGCAGGAAGCGGTAATGGAAGAGATCATCAAGCCGGTTCTGCCGTCTGAATGGCTCTCCGCCAACACCAAATACTTCATCAACCCGACCGGTCGTTTCGTGATCGGCGGCCCGATGGGCGACTGCGGCCTGACCGGTCGTAAAATCATCGTCGATACCTACGGCGGCGCAGCGCGTCACGGCGGCGGCGCATTCTCCGGCAAGGACCCGTCCAAAGTGGACCGTTCCGCCGCCTATGCCGCCCGTTATGTGGCGAAAAATATCGTGGCCGCCGGCCTGGCGGACCGCTGTGAAATTCAGGTGTCCTACGCTATCGGCGTAGCGGAACCGACTTCCATCATGGTGGAAACCTTCGGCACCGGGAAAGTGTCCAGCGACCGTCTGGTCGATTTGGTCCGCCAGTTCTTCGATCTGCGCCCGTACGGCCTGATCCAGATGCTGGACCTGCTGCACCCATTCTACCAGCAAACTGCGGCTTACGGTCACTTCGGCCGGGCGGAATTCCCGTGGGAAAAAACCGACGTGGCAGAAAAACTGCGTGACGCCGCCGGCCTGAAATAATCGACCCGTGCTGTCATGCCAAACGGCGAAGCCTCTGCTTCGCCGTTTTTTATTGTCGGGCCGCCGCGGGCGTTATTGCATCCGACTCGCCCAGACCGTAAGCTGCCAGCATGAACACGCCACGACTTCCTATCGCCCTGCAGCAAGCGGTGATGCGCTGTTTGCGGGAAAAACTCCAGCAGGCCAATACCGCGTTGGGTTGTGAATACCCCGAACCCGTCGTCAACTATCTGCAACGCGGCTCAACCGCCGGCAGCGCCTGGCTGAAAACCTGGGAAATCCGCCTTAATCCGGTATTGCTGCTGGAAAACCAGCAGGCATTTATTGATGAAGTCGTCCCGCACGAACTGGCGCATCTGCTGGTATACGCCCGTTTTGGCAAAGCCCCGCCGCATGGCCGGGAATGGCGCTGGATGATGGAAAGCGTGCTGAGCGTGCCCGCCCGCCGCACTCACCGGTTTGAGCTTGCCTCGGTGCAGGGCAAAACCTTCCCTTATCAGTGCGCCTGCCGTCGGCACAAACTCACCCTGCGCCGCCACAACCGGGTCGTTCGGGGCGAATCGGAGTACCGTTGCCGGTCTTGCGGCGAACGGTTACGCGCTCTCGTAACAAATTCTGTTTAAACCAGAAATCCAGCGTTTCATGCTGCTTTTTTTGCGTTTGCCTGCATGGAGCGCTTCAGGTACGCTGCCCACTTTCAACCCTGCTGGTGATTCTGGAATATGCTTCGCAATTTTGTCATTTTCGCTGTGTTAGGCGCGGGCCTGACGACGCTGGCCGCCGCTGGTCAGGACATCAACAACTTTACGCAAGCCAAGGCCGCCGCCGCCAAAATCCATCAGGATGCGCCCGGCTCCTTCTATTGCGGCTGTAAGATCAACTGGCAGGGCAAAAAAGGAACGCCGGACCTGGCGTCCTGCGGCTATCAGGTTCGTAAAGACGCTAACCGCGCCAGCCGCATCGAATGGGAGCATGTAGTGCCGGCGTGGCAATTCGGCCACCAGCGCCAGTGCTGGCAGGACGGCGGCCGCAAGAACTGCACCAAAGACGATGTTTACCGCCAGATGGAAACCGATCTACACAACCTGCAACCGTCGATTGGTGAAGTGAACGGCGATCGCGGCAACTTTATGTACAGCCAGTGGAATGGCGGCGAGCATCAGTACGGCCAGTGCGAGATGAAGATCGATTTTAAAAACCAGTTGGCGGAGCCGCCCGAACGCGCCCGCGGCGCCATCTCCCGTACCTACTTCTATATGCGCGACCGTTACAACCTGAACCTGTCCCGCCAGCAAACCCAGTTGTTTGACGCCTGGAACAAGCAGTATCCGGTCACCGCGTGGGAATGCACCCGCGAGAAACGCATCGCCGCCGTGCAGGGCAACCACAATCCGTATGTGCAACAGGCTTGCCAGCCCTGACGCCGCTCCCTACTATAACGGCTTGTCTCTTATAATGATTGCCTGTCGTCACCGTCGCTGCACGGTGACTGACGTCCGCCGGGCCATTCGCCCCTTCGACTGACAACCACGTAAGGCCAGATTATTCATGCGAATACCGCGCATTTTTCATCCCGATACGCTTGCCCCGCAGGGGGGCGAGACGGAGCTGAGCGAAGACGCCGCCAACCATGTGAGCCGGGTGCTCCGCATGAGCGCCGGGCAAGCGTTGCAACTGTTCGACGACAGCAATCAGGTATTTGACGCCGAGATTTTGCAGGCAGGGAAAAAAAGCGTGCGGGTCCGTTATGCCGCCGGGCACACCGAAGATCGGGAGTCGCCGTTGCACCT is from Dickeya dianthicola NCPPB 453 and encodes:
- the metK gene encoding methionine adenosyltransferase, encoding MAKHLFTSESVSEGHPDKIADQISDAVLDAILEQDPKARVACETYVKTGMVLVGGEITTSAWVDIEEITRRTVRDIGYVNSEMGFDANSCAVLSAIGKQSPDINQGVDRKDPLEQGAGDQGLMFGYATNETDVLMPAPITYAHRLVQRQSEVRKNGALPWLRPDAKSQVTFAYDDGKIVGIDAVVLSTQHSESIAQKDLQEAVMEEIIKPVLPSEWLSANTKYFINPTGRFVIGGPMGDCGLTGRKIIVDTYGGAARHGGGAFSGKDPSKVDRSAAYAARYVAKNIVAAGLADRCEIQVSYAIGVAEPTSIMVETFGTGKVSSDRLVDLVRQFFDLRPYGLIQMLDLLHPFYQQTAAYGHFGRAEFPWEKTDVAEKLRDAAGLK
- a CDS encoding SprT family zinc-dependent metalloprotease, with product MNTPRLPIALQQAVMRCLREKLQQANTALGCEYPEPVVNYLQRGSTAGSAWLKTWEIRLNPVLLLENQQAFIDEVVPHELAHLLVYARFGKAPPHGREWRWMMESVLSVPARRTHRFELASVQGKTFPYQCACRRHKLTLRRHNRVVRGESEYRCRSCGERLRALVTNSV
- the endA gene encoding deoxyribonuclease I produces the protein MLRNFVIFAVLGAGLTTLAAAGQDINNFTQAKAAAAKIHQDAPGSFYCGCKINWQGKKGTPDLASCGYQVRKDANRASRIEWEHVVPAWQFGHQRQCWQDGGRKNCTKDDVYRQMETDLHNLQPSIGEVNGDRGNFMYSQWNGGEHQYGQCEMKIDFKNQLAEPPERARGAISRTYFYMRDRYNLNLSRQQTQLFDAWNKQYPVTAWECTREKRIAAVQGNHNPYVQQACQP